From Pseudomonas fluorescens, one genomic window encodes:
- a CDS encoding MerR family transcriptional regulator, giving the protein MKIGELEARSGASRHTLRYYEQIGLISALRQTNNYRRYTEQTLQDLVFIQRAQSMGFSLGEIGEILQAQRNQLIDCAEGAKLIERKMAQIKEKIANFQSIYRYLDQERLNLEASAARQLELQRLNSAAN; this is encoded by the coding sequence ATGAAAATCGGCGAACTCGAGGCCCGCAGCGGCGCCAGCCGTCACACGTTGCGTTACTACGAACAAATCGGTCTGATCTCAGCGCTGCGGCAAACCAACAACTACCGTCGTTACACCGAACAAACCCTGCAGGATCTGGTGTTTATCCAGCGTGCGCAAAGCATGGGTTTTTCCCTGGGGGAAATCGGCGAGATCCTGCAGGCCCAGCGCAACCAGCTGATCGATTGTGCTGAAGGCGCCAAGCTGATTGAAAGGAAGATGGCGCAAATCAAAGAGAAAATTGCCAACTTCCAAAGCATCTATCGCTATCTGGATCAGGAGCGCTTGAACCTTGAGGCCAGTGCTGCCAGGCAACTTGAGCTGCAGCGGTTGAACAGTGCTGCCAACTGA